The following are encoded in a window of Lacinutrix sp. WUR7 genomic DNA:
- a CDS encoding AI-2E family transporter: protein MTSNQISNGILKALGIILGVVLILLFLFKIQSVIVYIAIAAVISLIGRPIILFLRRRLKFKNTIAVIVTMLILIGLLFGLVRLFIPLIVEQGHNLALLDIDQLQGNIEDLYGEAIAYFQINNIDVEQSIKSSNLLSKIDYSLIPDFFNSLISGLGSFSIGLFSVLFISFFFLKDSKLFENGIMTFIPDGNESRWKNSSVKIKDLLSRYFIGLIFQILILFIIYTIGLMIIGVENPIVIAFMCALLNLIPYVGPLIGAFLMLTLTMTSSLGESFQDIVLPKTFWVFVVFLIGQLVDNFVSQPVIFSKSVKSHPLEIFLVILNAGILFGIVGLIVAVPAYTAIKVILKEFLSDNKIVKKLTKGL, encoded by the coding sequence ATGACTTCAAACCAAATATCTAATGGTATTTTAAAAGCACTAGGAATTATTCTTGGTGTTGTTTTAATCCTTTTGTTTCTATTTAAAATTCAATCGGTAATTGTGTATATCGCAATTGCCGCCGTAATTTCATTAATTGGAAGACCTATTATTCTATTTTTAAGAAGAAGACTAAAATTTAAAAACACAATCGCAGTAATAGTAACCATGCTTATTTTAATTGGATTACTTTTTGGATTGGTACGTTTATTTATTCCTTTAATTGTAGAACAAGGACATAATTTAGCCCTTTTAGATATTGATCAATTACAAGGCAATATAGAAGATTTATATGGCGAAGCAATTGCTTATTTTCAAATAAACAACATAGATGTAGAACAATCCATAAAAAGCTCTAACCTACTCTCTAAGATAGACTATTCGTTAATTCCTGATTTTTTCAACTCTTTAATTAGCGGTTTAGGAAGTTTTAGTATTGGCTTATTTTCTGTTCTGTTTATCTCTTTTTTCTTTTTGAAAGACAGCAAACTTTTTGAAAATGGCATAATGACTTTTATTCCGGATGGAAATGAATCTCGTTGGAAAAACTCTTCGGTAAAAATTAAAGATTTACTATCTAGATATTTTATTGGTTTAATATTTCAAATACTAATTCTCTTTATTATTTACACTATTGGTTTAATGATTATTGGTGTAGAGAATCCTATTGTAATAGCATTTATGTGCGCATTGTTAAACTTAATTCCTTATGTTGGTCCGTTAATTGGAGCATTTTTAATGCTAACATTAACCATGACTAGTAGCCTTGGCGAAAGCTTTCAAGATATCGTTTTACCAAAAACTTTTTGGGTATTTGTAGTATTCTTAATTGGCCAACTTGTGGATAATTTTGTTAGTCAACCCGTAATATTTTCAAAAAGTGTAAAATCGCATCCATTAGAAATCTTTTTAGTAATACTTAATGCTGGCATCTTATTTGGTATTGTTGGACTTATTGTTGCAGTTCCTGCGTACACAGCGATTAAGGTGATTTTAAAAGAATTTTTATCGGATAATAAAATCGTAAAAAAACTCACCAAAGGTTTATAA
- a CDS encoding TrmH family RNA methyltransferase, with translation MQLNHYNTNFNKRTFPITIICENVTNAPNIGSLFRTADAFGIEKIVFCGEQIPLGRKMTKTSRATEKVVPFEVKENASETVSQYKEAGYHLVALEITSESTSIHTSNFPKEKPIAIVIGDENFGVSQDILKQCDAVLHIDMFGQNSSMNVVQAATIALYEITKQISCEGRSF, from the coding sequence ATGCAACTAAACCATTACAATACCAACTTTAATAAACGCACATTCCCTATAACTATTATTTGCGAAAACGTTACGAATGCTCCAAATATTGGAAGTCTTTTTAGAACAGCTGATGCTTTTGGTATTGAAAAAATAGTGTTTTGTGGGGAACAGATTCCGTTAGGAAGAAAAATGACTAAAACGTCGCGTGCTACCGAAAAAGTAGTGCCTTTTGAAGTGAAAGAAAACGCTTCAGAAACAGTATCACAATACAAAGAAGCAGGCTATCATCTGGTTGCTTTAGAAATTACTAGCGAAAGTACATCAATACACACGAGCAACTTTCCTAAAGAAAAACCAATAGCTATTGTAATTGGTGATGAGAATTTTGGTGTTTCACAAGACATTTTAAAACAATGTGACGCCGTACTTCATATTGATATGTTTGGACAAAATAGCAGTATGAATGTGGTACAAGCAGCTACCATTGCTTTATATGAAATAACGAAACAAATTTCCTGCGAAGGCAGGAGTTTCTAA
- a CDS encoding S9 family peptidase, with the protein MKKTHNPPKAKQIQEKLVAHKHERIDNYFWLKNKEDQEVIDYLNAENKHTKEVLAHTEPFQADLFKEMKARIKEDDASVPYKLNGYWYITKFEKGKDYPIYTRKKETLEAIEELLFDCNEMAKDFNYFKLGGVSISPDNSMAAFSTDTVSRRQYNIKIKNLITGEIYSEEIKNTTGGITWANDNTTLFYTRKDKVTLRSHKVYKHKLHTKVEADTEVFHEEDETFNTFVYKTKSKKYLVIGSSSTLTSEYQILNADDPDGTFKIFQKRERELDYAIAHYKDSFFIISNKDKAINFKLQKTNENQTKKEYWQDVLPHRKDVLLEDIEIFKDYLVVSERENGLNKIRIISWNGKEDYYLPFDNETYTANTGNNPDFDSDVLRYSYNALTTPSSVIDYNFKTKTKEIKKEQEVLGGEFDKNNYTSKRIWATARDGVKIPISLVYKKGLQLDGSNPLLQYAYGSYGSTIDPYFSTIRLSLLDRGFIFAISHIRGGEYLGRDWYETGKLKLKKNTFHDFIDCSKFLIEEKYTSNKHLYANGGSAGGLLMGVIANLNPELYNGILAAVPFVDVVTTMLDDTIPLTTGEYDEWGNPNDKEYYNYMLSYSPYDNVKAQDYPNMLITTGLHDSQVQYWEPAKWVAKLRELKTDNNKLLLHTDMESGHGGASGRFESLKEVALEYAFLLDLEGINE; encoded by the coding sequence TTGAAAAAAACACATAATCCTCCAAAAGCAAAACAAATTCAAGAAAAACTTGTAGCGCATAAACACGAAAGAATAGATAATTATTTTTGGCTTAAAAATAAAGAAGACCAAGAAGTTATTGACTATTTAAATGCTGAAAATAAACATACTAAAGAAGTTTTAGCACATACAGAACCTTTTCAAGCAGACCTTTTTAAAGAAATGAAAGCTAGAATTAAAGAGGATGATGCTTCGGTGCCATATAAGTTGAATGGGTATTGGTACATTACTAAATTTGAAAAAGGGAAGGACTATCCTATTTACACACGAAAAAAAGAAACATTAGAAGCTATAGAGGAATTACTATTTGATTGTAATGAAATGGCAAAAGATTTTAACTACTTTAAATTGGGAGGTGTTTCTATTAGTCCGGATAATTCTATGGCTGCTTTTTCAACAGATACCGTAAGTAGAAGACAGTATAATATTAAAATTAAAAATTTAATTACTGGCGAAATTTATTCCGAAGAAATAAAAAATACAACTGGAGGAATTACATGGGCAAATGATAATACCACTTTGTTTTACACACGAAAAGACAAAGTTACCTTACGTTCTCATAAGGTGTATAAACATAAATTACATACAAAAGTAGAAGCCGATACAGAGGTTTTTCATGAGGAAGATGAAACTTTCAACACCTTTGTATATAAAACAAAATCTAAAAAGTATTTAGTGATTGGTTCTTCAAGTACGTTAACTTCAGAATATCAAATTCTAAATGCTGATGATCCCGATGGTACATTTAAAATTTTTCAGAAAAGAGAAAGAGAATTAGATTATGCAATAGCACACTATAAGGATAGTTTTTTTATTATTTCTAATAAGGATAAAGCGATAAATTTTAAGCTTCAAAAAACAAACGAAAATCAAACTAAAAAGGAGTATTGGCAAGATGTTTTACCACATAGAAAAGATGTTTTATTAGAAGATATCGAAATTTTTAAAGATTATTTAGTGGTTAGCGAAAGGGAAAACGGCTTAAATAAAATTAGAATTATAAGTTGGAATGGTAAAGAAGATTATTATTTACCTTTTGATAATGAGACATATACAGCAAACACAGGAAATAATCCTGACTTTGACAGTGATGTTTTAAGATATAGTTATAATGCACTTACAACACCAAGCTCTGTAATAGATTATAATTTTAAAACGAAAACGAAAGAAATAAAAAAAGAACAAGAAGTTTTAGGAGGAGAATTTGATAAAAATAATTATACCTCTAAACGTATTTGGGCAACCGCAAGAGATGGTGTTAAAATACCTATTTCTTTAGTGTATAAAAAAGGATTACAATTAGATGGAAGCAATCCATTGTTACAATACGCTTATGGTTCTTATGGCTCTACCATAGATCCTTATTTTTCAACTATACGATTAAGTTTATTAGATAGAGGCTTTATTTTTGCCATTTCACATATACGAGGAGGAGAATATCTAGGAAGAGATTGGTATGAAACAGGGAAATTAAAACTAAAGAAAAATACTTTTCACGATTTTATAGATTGCTCTAAATTCTTAATTGAAGAAAAGTATACTTCCAATAAACATTTGTACGCCAATGGAGGGTCTGCAGGTGGATTGTTGATGGGAGTAATTGCTAATTTAAATCCGGAGTTATATAATGGTATTTTAGCGGCAGTTCCTTTTGTAGATGTGGTTACTACTATGTTAGATGATACTATTCCTTTAACGACAGGAGAATATGATGAATGGGGTAATCCTAACGATAAAGAATATTATAATTATATGCTTTCCTATTCGCCTTACGATAATGTAAAAGCACAAGATTATCCAAATATGTTAATTACAACAGGTTTGCATGACTCGCAAGTACAATATTGGGAACCAGCAAAATGGGTTGCAAAACTTAGAGAATTAAAAACAGATAACAATAAATTACTGTTACATACAGACATGGAATCTGGTCATGGTGGCGCATCAGGAAGATTTGAAAGCCTAAAAGAAGTCGCTTTAGAATACGCATTTTTATTAGATTTAGAAGGAATTAATGAATAA
- a CDS encoding PLP-dependent cysteine synthase family protein has translation MAQKNQVFDNVLDLVGNTPLIKLNTITAPFKGEFYAKVEAFNPGHSSKDRVALYIIEQAEKQGVLKPGDTIIETTSGNTGFSIAMVSIIKGYDCILAVSSKSSPDKIDMLKTMGAKVYVCPAHVSADDPRSYYEVAKRLHEETKGSVYINQYFNQLNIDAHYNSTGPEIWEQTEGEITHLVACSGTGGTISGTAKYLKEQNPNVKVIGVDAFGSVIKKYHETREFDEKEIYPYRIEGLGKNLIPTATDFDVIDSFVKVTDEESAHTAREIAKTEGLFVGYTSGAAMQAVKQLEEAGEFDENSKIVILFPDHGSRYMSKIYSDKWMTDQGFFDSQNKVAAESIQYIK, from the coding sequence ATGGCACAAAAAAATCAAGTATTTGATAACGTTTTAGATTTAGTAGGTAATACACCGTTAATTAAACTAAATACTATTACAGCTCCTTTTAAAGGTGAATTTTACGCAAAAGTAGAAGCTTTTAATCCAGGACACTCATCAAAAGACAGAGTTGCATTATATATTATAGAACAAGCTGAAAAGCAAGGTGTTTTAAAACCTGGCGATACTATCATAGAAACTACTTCTGGTAATACCGGATTTAGTATTGCTATGGTTAGTATCATTAAAGGATACGATTGTATTTTGGCAGTAAGCTCAAAATCTTCGCCAGATAAGATTGATATGCTTAAAACCATGGGAGCAAAGGTATATGTTTGCCCAGCACATGTAAGTGCAGACGATCCTAGATCGTACTATGAGGTTGCAAAGCGATTACACGAAGAAACAAAAGGTTCTGTATATATCAACCAATATTTCAACCAGTTAAATATAGATGCACATTATAATTCTACGGGTCCTGAGATTTGGGAGCAAACCGAAGGAGAAATTACACATCTAGTAGCTTGCAGCGGAACAGGAGGAACTATTTCTGGTACTGCAAAATATTTAAAAGAACAAAATCCTAATGTTAAAGTAATAGGAGTAGATGCTTTTGGATCTGTAATTAAAAAATATCATGAAACTAGGGAGTTTGATGAAAAAGAAATTTATCCATACCGAATAGAAGGTTTAGGAAAAAATTTAATTCCAACAGCAACAGATTTTGACGTCATTGATTCTTTTGTAAAAGTTACCGATGAAGAAAGTGCGCATACTGCTAGAGAAATAGCAAAAACCGAAGGTTTATTTGTCGGTTATACTTCTGGAGCAGCAATGCAAGCAGTAAAACAACTAGAAGAAGCTGGTGAGTTTGATGAAAATTCTAAAATAGTAATCTTGTTTCCAGATCATGGTTCACGCTACATGAGTAAGATTTATAGCGATAAATGGATGACAGATCAAGGCTTTTTTGATAGTCAGAATAAAGTGGCAGCAGAAAGCATTCAGTATATAAAATAA
- a CDS encoding class I SAM-dependent methyltransferase: MNTHLLNTEIQAFINNHLDTNIASLLLKGINFPSLETKEIIEQIEAKKRCKTKLSTWFSTEKIYYPNKLNIEQTSSETTAKHKLGLLKGKTIIDLTGGFGVDCYYFAQHFNKVIHCEINEQLSQIVSHNYNQLEVENIQTIAQDGLAYLQNNEISLDWIYIDPSRRHDSKGKVFFLKDCLPNVPVHIDLLFNKANNILIKTSPLLDLTIGLNELKHVKTIHIVAVNNEVKELLWVLENGYTDGVTIETCNIKKDTNETFRFPLEEKISTSSQYSLPLAYLYEPNAAIMKSGAFHTIANKLEVSKLHQHSHLYTNDTLIDFPGRAFKIEKVMPYNKKLLKKEGFEKANITTRNFPESVEQIRKKHKIKDGGDVYLFFTTDLENNKIVIQTKKVA, from the coding sequence TTGAATACCCATCTATTAAATACGGAAATCCAAGCGTTTATAAATAATCATTTAGACACTAATATTGCTTCTTTATTATTAAAAGGAATCAATTTCCCTTCCCTAGAAACAAAAGAAATCATAGAGCAGATAGAAGCAAAAAAACGTTGTAAGACGAAACTTTCTACCTGGTTTTCTACGGAAAAAATTTACTATCCAAATAAATTAAATATAGAGCAAACTTCTTCCGAAACTACAGCAAAACATAAACTCGGTTTATTAAAAGGAAAGACGATTATAGATCTTACAGGAGGTTTTGGTGTAGACTGTTATTATTTTGCTCAGCATTTTAATAAGGTTATTCATTGTGAAATTAACGAGCAACTCTCCCAAATAGTTTCCCATAATTACAACCAATTAGAAGTAGAAAATATACAAACTATTGCGCAAGATGGTTTAGCATATTTACAGAATAATGAAATTTCTTTAGATTGGATTTATATAGATCCTTCGAGAAGACACGACAGCAAAGGCAAGGTTTTCTTTTTAAAGGATTGTTTGCCAAACGTACCAGTTCATATAGATTTACTCTTTAATAAAGCGAATAACATTTTAATTAAAACGTCGCCACTATTAGATCTTACTATTGGTTTAAACGAATTAAAACACGTAAAAACCATTCATATCGTTGCTGTAAATAATGAAGTAAAAGAATTGCTTTGGGTTTTAGAAAATGGATATACAGATGGGGTAACTATAGAAACTTGCAATATTAAAAAAGATACCAACGAAACGTTTCGTTTTCCGTTAGAAGAAAAAATTTCTACAAGCAGCCAATATAGTTTGCCTTTAGCATATTTATATGAACCTAATGCAGCCATAATGAAATCTGGTGCTTTTCATACGATTGCTAACAAACTAGAGGTTTCAAAACTGCATCAACATTCGCATTTATATACCAACGATACTTTGATAGATTTCCCTGGAAGAGCATTTAAAATTGAAAAAGTAATGCCTTATAATAAAAAGCTTCTAAAAAAAGAAGGTTTTGAAAAAGCGAATATTACTACGCGTAACTTTCCAGAAAGTGTAGAACAAATCCGAAAAAAGCATAAAATTAAAGATGGCGGAGATGTATATCTCTTTTTTACCACAGATTTAGAAAATAATAAGATAGTTATACAAACAAAAAAGGTTGCATAA
- a CDS encoding low specificity L-threonine aldolase, with protein sequence MIIDLRSDTVTKPSKAMLNAMMEASVGDDVYKEDPTVNALEERIAEMFGKPKAMFFPSGTMANQTAIKLHTNPGEQVICDKYAHIYNYEGGGASFNSGVSCKLIEGHRGMFTAQQVIDSINPPEFYHSALSSLVEVENTTNKGGGACWDFNELQKIRKVCDDNTLGLHLDGARLWNALVAKKETTEQYGNVFDTISVCLSKGLGCPIGSVLVGDEEIMEGAMRVRKIFGGGMRQGGYLAAAGIYALDNNLQRLEEDHTKAKELEAVLTKATYVKKVEPVETNIVIFELQNDINSNVFITKLESKGIHIVGMGENKLRLVTHLDYTNKMHTYVLDLLSDF encoded by the coding sequence ATGATTATAGATTTAAGAAGTGATACAGTAACAAAACCATCTAAAGCGATGCTAAATGCTATGATGGAAGCATCTGTTGGAGATGATGTATATAAAGAAGACCCTACAGTTAATGCTTTAGAAGAACGTATAGCGGAAATGTTTGGTAAACCGAAAGCAATGTTTTTTCCTTCAGGAACGATGGCAAATCAAACAGCTATTAAGCTACATACAAATCCTGGTGAACAAGTAATTTGCGATAAATATGCACACATTTACAATTATGAAGGAGGAGGAGCAAGTTTTAATAGTGGTGTTTCTTGTAAGTTAATAGAAGGACACAGAGGAATGTTTACAGCCCAACAGGTAATAGATAGTATTAATCCTCCAGAATTTTATCATAGTGCATTATCAAGTTTAGTGGAAGTTGAAAATACAACTAATAAAGGAGGAGGAGCTTGTTGGGATTTTAACGAACTACAAAAAATCAGAAAAGTTTGTGATGATAATACACTTGGTTTGCATTTGGATGGCGCAAGACTTTGGAATGCTTTGGTTGCAAAAAAAGAAACTACAGAACAATATGGAAATGTATTTGATACCATTTCTGTTTGTTTAAGTAAAGGATTAGGTTGCCCTATTGGTTCTGTATTGGTTGGAGATGAAGAAATAATGGAAGGAGCAATGCGCGTTCGAAAGATTTTTGGAGGTGGAATGCGACAAGGAGGCTATTTAGCAGCTGCAGGAATTTATGCGCTTGATAATAATTTACAACGACTTGAAGAAGATCACACCAAAGCAAAAGAGTTGGAAGCGGTTTTAACTAAAGCAACCTATGTTAAAAAAGTAGAGCCAGTGGAAACAAATATTGTAATATTTGAATTACAAAATGATATCAACTCAAATGTATTTATCACTAAATTAGAAAGTAAAGGAATACATATAGTGGGAATGGGTGAAAACAAACTTAGATTAGTAACACATTTAGACTATACAAATAAGATGCATACCTATGTTTTAGACTTGCTAAGCGATTTTTAA
- a CDS encoding YbaB/EbfC family nucleoid-associated protein, producing the protein MFGDLAGMMGKLKETQKKVEETKKRLDSVLVDEQSNDAKLKVTLTANRVIKSITIDDALLEDKEELEDYLILTLNKAIARATQVNEAEVAAVAKDGIPNIPGMDMFK; encoded by the coding sequence ATGTTCGGAGACCTTGCAGGTATGATGGGTAAACTTAAAGAAACCCAAAAAAAAGTAGAAGAAACTAAAAAGCGTTTAGATTCCGTTTTAGTAGATGAGCAAAGTAATGATGCAAAGCTAAAGGTTACTTTAACGGCTAACAGAGTGATTAAATCTATAACTATTGATGATGCTTTATTAGAAGATAAAGAGGAGTTAGAAGATTATTTAATTCTTACATTAAATAAAGCTATAGCCAGAGCTACACAAGTAAATGAAGCTGAAGTTGCCGCAGTTGCAAAAGATGGCATACCAAACATTCCTGGAATGGATATGTTTAAATAA
- a CDS encoding OmpA family protein → MKKTLLTILSFVVCISVFAQDLPTNPEPGKCYVRCVTPDVWVNQDVTIQVSPAYKKLSTVPAKYTTVTEDVVVANASQRLEVVPAVYETQTFEVTVQEASQRLEKIPSRTETQTETVVTKDASQRLELVPAVYETQSFQVVTQPASQKLQIVPAVYENQSFTVVTSEAGQRLEVVPAEYGTETRTYKKREYGTSLRIVPASFSSNYQVIETKPATAKWQMSDTPAAECQSADPNDCRYWCYKSVPAQNITVNTTELSADASFIRTPDCDTSSSNDGCGMGTYSVKTVVRPATTRVIDIPAVTTEVNKTVMVTPPTTRVIEIPQQVKTMKRVVMVTPPTTRVIDIPQETKTVTRTVIIPETTKVVSIPAVTKTMKRTVMVTPPTTRAIDIPQQTATLKKTVLAEDSKVVESTVPAITKTVSKEVLQTKGGLTTWKEVECTLLEYNDLNINWNLGSATLTEAAKREIDAKLLPAIAGGVSVEIASHTDSRGSAASNRSLSERRAQAVTNYLISKGINSSRIVSNGYGETRLVNRCADGVSCTEREHLANRRTQFRVLSQQ, encoded by the coding sequence ATGAAAAAAACCTTACTAACAATCTTATCTTTTGTTGTCTGTATTTCAGTATTTGCTCAAGATTTACCAACAAATCCTGAACCAGGAAAATGTTACGTTCGATGTGTAACACCAGATGTATGGGTGAATCAAGATGTAACTATTCAAGTATCTCCAGCGTACAAAAAGTTAAGTACAGTACCAGCAAAATATACTACGGTTACAGAAGACGTAGTTGTTGCTAATGCAAGCCAACGTTTAGAAGTTGTTCCTGCGGTATATGAAACACAAACTTTTGAAGTAACTGTACAAGAAGCTTCACAACGTTTAGAGAAAATTCCTTCAAGAACAGAAACGCAAACGGAAACAGTTGTAACTAAAGATGCTTCTCAACGTTTAGAACTTGTTCCTGCTGTTTATGAAACACAATCTTTTCAAGTTGTAACGCAACCAGCTAGCCAAAAATTACAAATTGTTCCTGCTGTTTACGAAAACCAAAGTTTTACAGTTGTAACTAGCGAAGCTGGTCAACGTTTAGAAGTTGTTCCTGCAGAATATGGAACGGAAACTAGAACATACAAAAAGAGAGAATATGGTACTTCTTTAAGAATTGTACCTGCATCTTTCTCTTCTAACTACCAAGTTATTGAAACGAAACCAGCTACTGCTAAATGGCAAATGAGTGATACTCCAGCTGCTGAATGTCAATCTGCTGATCCTAATGATTGTAGATACTGGTGTTATAAGAGCGTACCTGCTCAAAACATTACCGTAAATACTACTGAGTTATCTGCTGATGCTTCTTTTATTAGAACTCCAGATTGTGATACTTCTTCATCTAACGATGGTTGTGGTATGGGAACTTATTCAGTTAAAACTGTTGTAAGACCAGCTACTACTAGAGTAATTGATATTCCTGCTGTAACTACAGAGGTTAACAAAACTGTAATGGTAACACCTCCAACAACAAGAGTTATTGAAATTCCTCAACAAGTAAAAACAATGAAAAGAGTTGTAATGGTAACACCTCCTACAACTAGAGTAATTGATATTCCTCAAGAAACTAAAACAGTAACAAGAACTGTTATTATTCCTGAGACTACAAAAGTTGTTTCTATTCCTGCTGTAACTAAAACGATGAAACGTACTGTAATGGTAACGCCTCCAACTACAAGAGCTATTGATATTCCTCAACAAACTGCTACTTTAAAGAAAACAGTTTTAGCTGAAGATTCTAAAGTTGTTGAAAGTACTGTTCCTGCTATAACTAAAACAGTATCTAAAGAAGTTTTACAAACAAAAGGTGGTTTAACTACTTGGAAAGAAGTAGAATGTACTTTATTAGAGTACAATGACCTTAACATAAACTGGAACTTAGGTTCTGCTACTTTAACAGAAGCTGCAAAAAGAGAAATTGATGCAAAATTATTACCTGCTATTGCTGGTGGTGTTTCTGTAGAGATTGCATCTCACACAGATTCTAGAGGTTCTGCTGCATCTAACAGATCTTTATCTGAAAGAAGAGCGCAAGCTGTAACTAACTACTTAATCTCTAAAGGAATCAATTCTTCAAGAATTGTATCTAATGGATATGGTGAAACTAGATTAGTAAACAGATGTGCTGATGGTGTATCTTGTACTGAAAGAGAGCATTTAGCTAACAGAAGAACTCAATTTAGAGTACTTAGTCAACAATAA
- a CDS encoding aminotransferase class I/II-fold pyridoxal phosphate-dependent enzyme translates to MKDLFEKIYKDKGPLGKWAAQAEGYFVFPKLEGVISNRMKFQGKEVITWSINDYLGLANNPEVRKVDAEAAAAYGSAYPMGARMMSGHTDLHEQLQNELAAFVNKESAYLLNFGYQGMVSTIDALVSKDDIIVYDVDAHACIIDGVRLHMGKRFTYKHNDVVSLEKNLERATKMAEHTGGGILVISEGVFGMRGEQGRLKEIVALKEKYNFRLFVDDAHGFGTLGKTGAGTGEEQGVQDDIDVYFATFAKSMASTGAFIAADKEVIDYLKYNLRSQMFAKSLQMQLVAGALKRLDMLRTMPELKENLWKIVNALQSGLKERGFDIGTTQSCVTPVYLNGSIPEAMALVRDLRENYGIFCSIVVYPVIPKGLILLRMIPTATHTLEDVTETLDAFDAIRERLVNGTYKRMSAALIKAMGE, encoded by the coding sequence ATGAAAGATTTATTTGAAAAAATTTACAAAGATAAAGGTCCGTTAGGGAAATGGGCAGCACAAGCAGAAGGTTATTTTGTGTTTCCAAAATTGGAAGGAGTTATTTCTAACCGAATGAAATTTCAAGGTAAAGAGGTGATTACTTGGAGCATTAACGATTACCTAGGATTAGCAAACAATCCAGAAGTAAGGAAAGTGGATGCGGAAGCGGCAGCGGCTTATGGTTCTGCGTACCCAATGGGAGCGCGTATGATGTCTGGTCACACAGATTTACACGAACAACTTCAAAATGAATTGGCTGCATTTGTAAACAAAGAATCTGCTTATTTATTAAATTTTGGTTACCAAGGTATGGTTTCTACTATTGACGCTTTAGTATCTAAAGATGATATTATTGTTTATGATGTAGATGCACATGCATGTATTATTGATGGTGTACGTTTACACATGGGAAAACGTTTTACTTACAAACACAATGATGTTGTAAGTTTAGAAAAGAACTTAGAAAGAGCCACTAAAATGGCAGAACACACAGGAGGAGGGATTCTTGTAATTTCGGAAGGTGTTTTCGGAATGCGTGGGGAACAAGGTCGATTAAAAGAAATTGTTGCACTTAAAGAAAAATATAATTTCCGTTTGTTCGTAGATGATGCACACGGATTTGGGACACTTGGTAAAACAGGTGCAGGAACAGGAGAAGAACAAGGTGTTCAAGATGATATCGATGTGTATTTTGCAACCTTTGCAAAATCGATGGCAAGTACTGGAGCATTTATTGCTGCAGATAAAGAAGTAATAGATTACTTAAAATATAATTTGCGTTCTCAAATGTTTGCAAAATCTTTGCAAATGCAATTAGTTGCTGGTGCTTTAAAGCGTTTAGATATGCTACGTACTATGCCAGAATTAAAGGAAAATCTTTGGAAAATTGTTAATGCTTTACAGTCTGGATTAAAAGAACGTGGTTTCGATATTGGAACAACACAAAGTTGTGTAACTCCAGTTTATCTTAACGGAAGTATTCCTGAAGCAATGGCGTTAGTTAGAGATTTAAGAGAAAACTACGGTATTTTCTGTTCTATTGTTGTGTATCCAGTAATACCAAAAGGATTAATCTTATTACGTATGATTCCTACTGCAACGCACACTTTAGAAGATGTTACAGAAACTTTAGATGCTTTTGATGCTATTAGAGAAAGATTGGTAAACGGTACTTACAAACGTATGTCTGCTGCTTTAATTAAAGCAATGGGAGAATAG